A window of the Dunckerocampus dactyliophorus isolate RoL2022-P2 chromosome 19, RoL_Ddac_1.1, whole genome shotgun sequence genome harbors these coding sequences:
- the fkbp3 gene encoding peptidyl-prolyl cis-trans isomerase FKBP3 isoform X2 encodes MSSSKVTICPRKIQDKAAHSFLNEHKLLGNIKNVAKTAKKEQLVVAYNELFASKRFKGTEPVDEVTAQVKAVKIDEKPKEVKAEVVDEGPPKFTKSVLKKGDKTNFPKKGDTVSCWYTGTLEDGTVFDTNIPAAARKKKQTKPLSFKVGMGRVIRGWDEGIMTMSKGETARLEIESEWAYGKKGLPDSKIPPNAKLIFEVELVAVD; translated from the exons ATGAGCAGCTCAAAAGTGACGATTTGCCCAAGAAAGATTCAGGATAAAGCCGCACACTCG TTCCTCAACGAGCACAAACTGTTGGGAAATATCAAGAATGTGGCCAAAACTGCAAAGAAAGAGCAGCTCGTCGTTGCTTACAACGAGCTGTTTGCTAGCAAA agGTTTAAAGGCACAGAGCCGGTGGACGAAGTGACCGCGCAGGTGAAAGCTGTCaaaattgacgagaagcccaaAGAGGTCAAAGCGGAAGTGGTGGACGAG GGTCCACCCAAATTCACTAAATCAGTCCTGAAGAAGGGCGACAAGACAAACTTCCCAAAGAAAGGAGACACCGTCAGCTGCTGGTACACTGGAACTCTGGAGGACGGAACTGTCTTTGACACCAACATTCCCGCAG CGGCCAGAAagaagaagcaaacaaaaccgCTGAGCTTCAAAGTGGGCATGGGCAGAGTCATCCGAGGA tGGGACGAGGGTATTATGACCATGAGCAAAGGCGAGACGGCCCGCTTGGAGATAGAATCCGAGTGGGCCTACGGGAAGAAGGGCCTGCCTGATTCCaa AATCCCGCCCAACGCCAAGCTGATCTTTGAGGTGGAGCTGGTGGCCGTGGATTAA
- the fkbp3 gene encoding peptidyl-prolyl cis-trans isomerase FKBP3 isoform X1 produces the protein MADEPAREWSDEQLKSDDLPKKDIIKFIQDNAAHSFLNEHKLLGNIKNVAKTAKKEQLVVAYNELFASKRFKGTEPVDEVTAQVKAVKIDEKPKEVKAEVVDEGPPKFTKSVLKKGDKTNFPKKGDTVSCWYTGTLEDGTVFDTNIPAAARKKKQTKPLSFKVGMGRVIRGWDEGIMTMSKGETARLEIESEWAYGKKGLPDSKIPPNAKLIFEVELVAVD, from the exons ATGGCGGACGAGCCAGCCCGGGAATGGAGCGATGAGCAGCTCAAAAGTGACGATTTGCCCAAGAAAGACATCATAAAGTTCATTCAGGACAATGCGGCACATTCG TTCCTCAACGAGCACAAACTGTTGGGAAATATCAAGAATGTGGCCAAAACTGCAAAGAAAGAGCAGCTCGTCGTTGCTTACAACGAGCTGTTTGCTAGCAAA agGTTTAAAGGCACAGAGCCGGTGGACGAAGTGACCGCGCAGGTGAAAGCTGTCaaaattgacgagaagcccaaAGAGGTCAAAGCGGAAGTGGTGGACGAG GGTCCACCCAAATTCACTAAATCAGTCCTGAAGAAGGGCGACAAGACAAACTTCCCAAAGAAAGGAGACACCGTCAGCTGCTGGTACACTGGAACTCTGGAGGACGGAACTGTCTTTGACACCAACATTCCCGCAG CGGCCAGAAagaagaagcaaacaaaaccgCTGAGCTTCAAAGTGGGCATGGGCAGAGTCATCCGAGGA tGGGACGAGGGTATTATGACCATGAGCAAAGGCGAGACGGCCCGCTTGGAGATAGAATCCGAGTGGGCCTACGGGAAGAAGGGCCTGCCTGATTCCaa AATCCCGCCCAACGCCAAGCTGATCTTTGAGGTGGAGCTGGTGGCCGTGGATTAA
- the faua gene encoding FAU ubiquitin like and ribosomal protein S30 fusion a: MQLFLRAQNTHTLEVTGQETVGQIKTHVQTLEGLLVEDQVLLLAGCPLEDDASLASCGISEHCTLEVAGRLLGGKVHGSLARAGKVRGQTPKVDKQEKKKKKTGRAKRRIQYNRRFVNVVPTFGKKKGPNANS, from the exons ATGCAGCTCTTCTTGCGTGCCcagaacacacacacccttGAGGTGACCGGACAGGAGACTGTGGGCCAGATCAAG ACTCATGTCCAGACTCTGGAGGGTCTCCTGGTGGAGGATCAGGTCCTGTTGCTTGCAGGTTGCCCGCTGGAGGACGATGCTTCCCTGGCGTCATGTGGCATCTCCGAGCACTGCACCTTGGAGGTAGCTGGCAGGCTGCTGGGAG GTAAGGTCCACGGATCTCTGGCCCGCGCCGGAAAAGTCAGGGGACAGACCCCCAAG GTGGACAagcaggagaagaagaaaaagaagacggGCCGTGCCAAGCGCCGCATCCAGTACAACAGGCGCTTTGTCAACGTGGTGCCCACCTTCGGAAAGAAGAAGGGACCCAACGCCAACTCCTAA
- the prpf39 gene encoding pre-mRNA-processing factor 39 isoform X2, with amino-acid sequence MEYSEDPNTGMLESESPAMASNGEAYPPVLNQAADWTVGQLATEPLSSMVPPEEVVAGAPPPPPPPPPPPPPQEIGSVEKGVEQFQIASAPLYQEEQPPPPPLPPQPPEQGDQLPEHNAESMEAQQQSQEVANEDGTEAAQATEDGMELEEALKDASQEPAVPAAPVEPELPSEFERLLKGCEDSPEDFNAWVYLLQYVEQENILEAVRKSFDVFLLRYPYCYGYWKKYADIEKKHGNIHVAEEVYRRGLQAIPLSVDLWLHYMTYIKENSDTTDPETEGRIRAAYEHAVLAAGTDFRSDRLWESFITWETEQEKLGNVTAIYDRILAIPTQLYSQHLQKFKDHIQSNHPKHFLSEEEFVQLRLELSKANLASMVGEDGETTAPQEELPPGTEDLADPAKRVTEIENMRHKVIEARQEVFNHNEHEVSKRWAFEEGIKRPYFHVKALEKTQLNNWREYLDFEMENGTPERVVVLFERCLIACALYEEFWIKYAKYLENYSTDGVRHVYRKACTVHLPRKPAIHLLWAAFEEQQGNVEESRNILKSLEAVIPSLAMVRLRRVSLERRRGNLEEAEALLKEAMELSKSATETSFYAVKLARMFVKVQKSLSKAKKVLLDAIERDQTSPRLYLNLLELEYSGDVTQNEADILACFDRALKSPMEAESRLLFAQRKVEFLEDFGSDINALVAAYNEHQNLQKEVEALKTKAENGYDNSQEPDAKRQRMDDDDAAAAAAAAAAATDMTANNSAYNYNWYQQQYGAWGQNSWGQYNQYAQYNQYYPPPPT; translated from the exons atggaATATTCTG AAGACCCTAATACTGGAATGCTGGAATCAGAGTCCCCTGCTATGGCAAGCAACGGCGAAGCTTACCCCCCTGTTCTGAACCAAGCTGCTGACTGGACTGTGGGGCAACTTGCCACGGAGCCGCTCTCTAGCATGGTGCCACCTGAGGAAGTGGTAGCAGGAGCCCCACCaccaccgccgccgccgcctcctcctcctcctcctcaggagATCGGATCTGTGGAGAAGGGAGTGGAGCAGTTTCAGATTGCCAGCGCGCCGCTCTACCAAGAGGAGCAGCCACCACCTCCACCGCTTCCGCCGCAGCCCCCGGAACAGGGCGACCAGCTGCCCGAACACAACGCAGAGTCCATGGAGGCTCAGCAGCAAAGCCAGGAAGTGGCTAATGAAG ATGGCACTGAGGCAGCGCAAGCCACCGAGGACGGCATGGAGCTGGAAGAAGCCCTCAAAGACGCAAGCCAAGAACCTGCTGTCCCCGCTGCCCCGGTAGAGCCAGAACTCCCCAGTGAGTTTGAAAGGCTCCTCAAAGGATGCGAAGACAGCCCAGAGGACTTCAACGCTTGGGTCTACCTGCTGCAATATGTAGAGCAAGAG AATATACTGGAAGCTGTGAGAAAGTCATTTGATGTCTTCCTGCTGCGCTACCCGTACTGCTACGGCTACTGGAAGAAGTACGCTGACATAGAGAAAAAACATGGCAACATACATGTGGCGGAAGAG GTGTACAGGCGAGGCTTGCAGGCCATCCCGCTCAGTGTGGACCTGTGGCTGCACTACATGACCTACATCAAGGAGAACTCTGATACAACCGACCCAGAGACTGAGGGACGAATTAGAGC GGCCTACGAACACGCTGTGCTCGCCGCTGGCACAGACTTTCGCTCGGATCGTCTTTGGGAGTCCTTCATCACCTGGGAGACGGAACAGGAAAAACTTGGCAACGTCACAGCCATCTATGATCGCATCCTGGCCATCCCGACACAGCTCTACTCACAGCACTTGCAAAA GTTCAAAGATCACATACAGAGCAACCACcccaaacacttcctgtccgagGAGGAGTTTGTCCAGCTGAGGCTGGAGCTCTCCAAAGCCAACCTGGCATCCATGGTGGGAGAAGATGGAGAAACAACCGCCCCCCAGGAAGAGCTGCCGCCCGGCACAGAGGACCTCGCCGACCCCGCCAAG AGAGTGACGGAGATCGAGAACATGCGCCACAAGGTGATCGAGGCTCGGCAGGAAGTGTTCAACCACAACGAACACGAAGTCAGCAAGCGCTGGGCTTTTGAGGAAGGG ATTAAGAGACCATACTTCCACGTCAAAGCTCTGGAGAAGACCCAGCTGAACAACTGGAGGGAGTACCTGGACTTTGAGATGGAGAACGGCACCCCGGAGCGCGTGGTGGTGCTCTTTGAACGATGCCTCATCGCTTGTGCTCTCTATGAAGAGTTCTGGATCAAG TATGCCAAATATCTAGAGAACTACAGCACCGACGGCGTGAGACACGTCTACAGGAAAGCATGCACCGTCCACCTGCCAAGGAAGCCTGCCATCCACCTGCTGTGGGCTGCCTTTGAAGAGCAGCAgg GCAACGTGGAGGAATCTCGGAACATCCTGAAGTCCCTGGAGGCGGTGATTCCCAGCCTGGCCATGGTGCGTCTACGGCGGGTGAGCCTCGAGCGTCGGCGTGGCAACCTGGAGGAAGCGGAGGCGCTCCTGAAGGAGGCCATGGAGTTGTCGAAGAGCGCCACGGAGACGTCGTTCTATGCCGTGAAGCTGGCCAGGATGTTTGTCAAAGTGCAGAAGAGTCTGAGCAAGGCCAAGAAGGTGCTACTGGACGCCATTGAGAGAGACCAG ACGAGTCCAAGACTGTACCTCAACCTGCTGGAGCTGGAGTACAGCGGGGACGTGACTCAGAATGAGGCCGACATCTTGGCGTGCTTCGACAGAGCCCTGAAGAGCCCAATGGAAGCAGAATCGCGTCTCCTCTTCGCCCAGCGCAAGGTGGAGTTCCTGGAAGACTTTGGCAGCGACATCAATGC GCTGGTGGCCGCATACAACGAACACCAGAACCTCCAGAAAGAAGTGGAGGCGTTAAAGACGAAGGCGGAGAACGGCTATGACAA CTCTCAGGAACCGGATGCCAAACGTCAGCGCATGGACGACGACGACGCTGCAGCGGCGGCGGCTGCAGCTGCCGCAGCGACAGACATGACAGCAAACAACTCCGCATACAATTACAACTGGTACCAG CAACAGTATGGTGCTTGGGGCCAAAACTCCTGGGGTCAGTACAACCAGTATGCCCAGTATAACCAGTACTACCCTCCCCCTCCTACATGA
- the prpf39 gene encoding pre-mRNA-processing factor 39 isoform X1, whose translation MEYSGLNPSEDPNTGMLESESPAMASNGEAYPPVLNQAADWTVGQLATEPLSSMVPPEEVVAGAPPPPPPPPPPPPPQEIGSVEKGVEQFQIASAPLYQEEQPPPPPLPPQPPEQGDQLPEHNAESMEAQQQSQEVANEDGTEAAQATEDGMELEEALKDASQEPAVPAAPVEPELPSEFERLLKGCEDSPEDFNAWVYLLQYVEQENILEAVRKSFDVFLLRYPYCYGYWKKYADIEKKHGNIHVAEEVYRRGLQAIPLSVDLWLHYMTYIKENSDTTDPETEGRIRAAYEHAVLAAGTDFRSDRLWESFITWETEQEKLGNVTAIYDRILAIPTQLYSQHLQKFKDHIQSNHPKHFLSEEEFVQLRLELSKANLASMVGEDGETTAPQEELPPGTEDLADPAKRVTEIENMRHKVIEARQEVFNHNEHEVSKRWAFEEGIKRPYFHVKALEKTQLNNWREYLDFEMENGTPERVVVLFERCLIACALYEEFWIKYAKYLENYSTDGVRHVYRKACTVHLPRKPAIHLLWAAFEEQQGNVEESRNILKSLEAVIPSLAMVRLRRVSLERRRGNLEEAEALLKEAMELSKSATETSFYAVKLARMFVKVQKSLSKAKKVLLDAIERDQTSPRLYLNLLELEYSGDVTQNEADILACFDRALKSPMEAESRLLFAQRKVEFLEDFGSDINALVAAYNEHQNLQKEVEALKTKAENGYDNSQEPDAKRQRMDDDDAAAAAAAAAAATDMTANNSAYNYNWYQQQYGAWGQNSWGQYNQYAQYNQYYPPPPT comes from the exons atggaATATTCTG GCCTTAACCCCTCAGAAGACCCTAATACTGGAATGCTGGAATCAGAGTCCCCTGCTATGGCAAGCAACGGCGAAGCTTACCCCCCTGTTCTGAACCAAGCTGCTGACTGGACTGTGGGGCAACTTGCCACGGAGCCGCTCTCTAGCATGGTGCCACCTGAGGAAGTGGTAGCAGGAGCCCCACCaccaccgccgccgccgcctcctcctcctcctcctcaggagATCGGATCTGTGGAGAAGGGAGTGGAGCAGTTTCAGATTGCCAGCGCGCCGCTCTACCAAGAGGAGCAGCCACCACCTCCACCGCTTCCGCCGCAGCCCCCGGAACAGGGCGACCAGCTGCCCGAACACAACGCAGAGTCCATGGAGGCTCAGCAGCAAAGCCAGGAAGTGGCTAATGAAG ATGGCACTGAGGCAGCGCAAGCCACCGAGGACGGCATGGAGCTGGAAGAAGCCCTCAAAGACGCAAGCCAAGAACCTGCTGTCCCCGCTGCCCCGGTAGAGCCAGAACTCCCCAGTGAGTTTGAAAGGCTCCTCAAAGGATGCGAAGACAGCCCAGAGGACTTCAACGCTTGGGTCTACCTGCTGCAATATGTAGAGCAAGAG AATATACTGGAAGCTGTGAGAAAGTCATTTGATGTCTTCCTGCTGCGCTACCCGTACTGCTACGGCTACTGGAAGAAGTACGCTGACATAGAGAAAAAACATGGCAACATACATGTGGCGGAAGAG GTGTACAGGCGAGGCTTGCAGGCCATCCCGCTCAGTGTGGACCTGTGGCTGCACTACATGACCTACATCAAGGAGAACTCTGATACAACCGACCCAGAGACTGAGGGACGAATTAGAGC GGCCTACGAACACGCTGTGCTCGCCGCTGGCACAGACTTTCGCTCGGATCGTCTTTGGGAGTCCTTCATCACCTGGGAGACGGAACAGGAAAAACTTGGCAACGTCACAGCCATCTATGATCGCATCCTGGCCATCCCGACACAGCTCTACTCACAGCACTTGCAAAA GTTCAAAGATCACATACAGAGCAACCACcccaaacacttcctgtccgagGAGGAGTTTGTCCAGCTGAGGCTGGAGCTCTCCAAAGCCAACCTGGCATCCATGGTGGGAGAAGATGGAGAAACAACCGCCCCCCAGGAAGAGCTGCCGCCCGGCACAGAGGACCTCGCCGACCCCGCCAAG AGAGTGACGGAGATCGAGAACATGCGCCACAAGGTGATCGAGGCTCGGCAGGAAGTGTTCAACCACAACGAACACGAAGTCAGCAAGCGCTGGGCTTTTGAGGAAGGG ATTAAGAGACCATACTTCCACGTCAAAGCTCTGGAGAAGACCCAGCTGAACAACTGGAGGGAGTACCTGGACTTTGAGATGGAGAACGGCACCCCGGAGCGCGTGGTGGTGCTCTTTGAACGATGCCTCATCGCTTGTGCTCTCTATGAAGAGTTCTGGATCAAG TATGCCAAATATCTAGAGAACTACAGCACCGACGGCGTGAGACACGTCTACAGGAAAGCATGCACCGTCCACCTGCCAAGGAAGCCTGCCATCCACCTGCTGTGGGCTGCCTTTGAAGAGCAGCAgg GCAACGTGGAGGAATCTCGGAACATCCTGAAGTCCCTGGAGGCGGTGATTCCCAGCCTGGCCATGGTGCGTCTACGGCGGGTGAGCCTCGAGCGTCGGCGTGGCAACCTGGAGGAAGCGGAGGCGCTCCTGAAGGAGGCCATGGAGTTGTCGAAGAGCGCCACGGAGACGTCGTTCTATGCCGTGAAGCTGGCCAGGATGTTTGTCAAAGTGCAGAAGAGTCTGAGCAAGGCCAAGAAGGTGCTACTGGACGCCATTGAGAGAGACCAG ACGAGTCCAAGACTGTACCTCAACCTGCTGGAGCTGGAGTACAGCGGGGACGTGACTCAGAATGAGGCCGACATCTTGGCGTGCTTCGACAGAGCCCTGAAGAGCCCAATGGAAGCAGAATCGCGTCTCCTCTTCGCCCAGCGCAAGGTGGAGTTCCTGGAAGACTTTGGCAGCGACATCAATGC GCTGGTGGCCGCATACAACGAACACCAGAACCTCCAGAAAGAAGTGGAGGCGTTAAAGACGAAGGCGGAGAACGGCTATGACAA CTCTCAGGAACCGGATGCCAAACGTCAGCGCATGGACGACGACGACGCTGCAGCGGCGGCGGCTGCAGCTGCCGCAGCGACAGACATGACAGCAAACAACTCCGCATACAATTACAACTGGTACCAG CAACAGTATGGTGCTTGGGGCCAAAACTCCTGGGGTCAGTACAACCAGTATGCCCAGTATAACCAGTACTACCCTCCCCCTCCTACATGA
- the prpf39 gene encoding pre-mRNA-processing factor 39 isoform X3 — MLESESPAMASNGEAYPPVLNQAADWTVGQLATEPLSSMVPPEEVVAGAPPPPPPPPPPPPPQEIGSVEKGVEQFQIASAPLYQEEQPPPPPLPPQPPEQGDQLPEHNAESMEAQQQSQEVANEDGTEAAQATEDGMELEEALKDASQEPAVPAAPVEPELPSEFERLLKGCEDSPEDFNAWVYLLQYVEQENILEAVRKSFDVFLLRYPYCYGYWKKYADIEKKHGNIHVAEEVYRRGLQAIPLSVDLWLHYMTYIKENSDTTDPETEGRIRAAYEHAVLAAGTDFRSDRLWESFITWETEQEKLGNVTAIYDRILAIPTQLYSQHLQKFKDHIQSNHPKHFLSEEEFVQLRLELSKANLASMVGEDGETTAPQEELPPGTEDLADPAKRVTEIENMRHKVIEARQEVFNHNEHEVSKRWAFEEGIKRPYFHVKALEKTQLNNWREYLDFEMENGTPERVVVLFERCLIACALYEEFWIKYAKYLENYSTDGVRHVYRKACTVHLPRKPAIHLLWAAFEEQQGNVEESRNILKSLEAVIPSLAMVRLRRVSLERRRGNLEEAEALLKEAMELSKSATETSFYAVKLARMFVKVQKSLSKAKKVLLDAIERDQTSPRLYLNLLELEYSGDVTQNEADILACFDRALKSPMEAESRLLFAQRKVEFLEDFGSDINALVAAYNEHQNLQKEVEALKTKAENGYDNSQEPDAKRQRMDDDDAAAAAAAAAAATDMTANNSAYNYNWYQQQYGAWGQNSWGQYNQYAQYNQYYPPPPT, encoded by the exons ATGCTGGAATCAGAGTCCCCTGCTATGGCAAGCAACGGCGAAGCTTACCCCCCTGTTCTGAACCAAGCTGCTGACTGGACTGTGGGGCAACTTGCCACGGAGCCGCTCTCTAGCATGGTGCCACCTGAGGAAGTGGTAGCAGGAGCCCCACCaccaccgccgccgccgcctcctcctcctcctcctcaggagATCGGATCTGTGGAGAAGGGAGTGGAGCAGTTTCAGATTGCCAGCGCGCCGCTCTACCAAGAGGAGCAGCCACCACCTCCACCGCTTCCGCCGCAGCCCCCGGAACAGGGCGACCAGCTGCCCGAACACAACGCAGAGTCCATGGAGGCTCAGCAGCAAAGCCAGGAAGTGGCTAATGAAG ATGGCACTGAGGCAGCGCAAGCCACCGAGGACGGCATGGAGCTGGAAGAAGCCCTCAAAGACGCAAGCCAAGAACCTGCTGTCCCCGCTGCCCCGGTAGAGCCAGAACTCCCCAGTGAGTTTGAAAGGCTCCTCAAAGGATGCGAAGACAGCCCAGAGGACTTCAACGCTTGGGTCTACCTGCTGCAATATGTAGAGCAAGAG AATATACTGGAAGCTGTGAGAAAGTCATTTGATGTCTTCCTGCTGCGCTACCCGTACTGCTACGGCTACTGGAAGAAGTACGCTGACATAGAGAAAAAACATGGCAACATACATGTGGCGGAAGAG GTGTACAGGCGAGGCTTGCAGGCCATCCCGCTCAGTGTGGACCTGTGGCTGCACTACATGACCTACATCAAGGAGAACTCTGATACAACCGACCCAGAGACTGAGGGACGAATTAGAGC GGCCTACGAACACGCTGTGCTCGCCGCTGGCACAGACTTTCGCTCGGATCGTCTTTGGGAGTCCTTCATCACCTGGGAGACGGAACAGGAAAAACTTGGCAACGTCACAGCCATCTATGATCGCATCCTGGCCATCCCGACACAGCTCTACTCACAGCACTTGCAAAA GTTCAAAGATCACATACAGAGCAACCACcccaaacacttcctgtccgagGAGGAGTTTGTCCAGCTGAGGCTGGAGCTCTCCAAAGCCAACCTGGCATCCATGGTGGGAGAAGATGGAGAAACAACCGCCCCCCAGGAAGAGCTGCCGCCCGGCACAGAGGACCTCGCCGACCCCGCCAAG AGAGTGACGGAGATCGAGAACATGCGCCACAAGGTGATCGAGGCTCGGCAGGAAGTGTTCAACCACAACGAACACGAAGTCAGCAAGCGCTGGGCTTTTGAGGAAGGG ATTAAGAGACCATACTTCCACGTCAAAGCTCTGGAGAAGACCCAGCTGAACAACTGGAGGGAGTACCTGGACTTTGAGATGGAGAACGGCACCCCGGAGCGCGTGGTGGTGCTCTTTGAACGATGCCTCATCGCTTGTGCTCTCTATGAAGAGTTCTGGATCAAG TATGCCAAATATCTAGAGAACTACAGCACCGACGGCGTGAGACACGTCTACAGGAAAGCATGCACCGTCCACCTGCCAAGGAAGCCTGCCATCCACCTGCTGTGGGCTGCCTTTGAAGAGCAGCAgg GCAACGTGGAGGAATCTCGGAACATCCTGAAGTCCCTGGAGGCGGTGATTCCCAGCCTGGCCATGGTGCGTCTACGGCGGGTGAGCCTCGAGCGTCGGCGTGGCAACCTGGAGGAAGCGGAGGCGCTCCTGAAGGAGGCCATGGAGTTGTCGAAGAGCGCCACGGAGACGTCGTTCTATGCCGTGAAGCTGGCCAGGATGTTTGTCAAAGTGCAGAAGAGTCTGAGCAAGGCCAAGAAGGTGCTACTGGACGCCATTGAGAGAGACCAG ACGAGTCCAAGACTGTACCTCAACCTGCTGGAGCTGGAGTACAGCGGGGACGTGACTCAGAATGAGGCCGACATCTTGGCGTGCTTCGACAGAGCCCTGAAGAGCCCAATGGAAGCAGAATCGCGTCTCCTCTTCGCCCAGCGCAAGGTGGAGTTCCTGGAAGACTTTGGCAGCGACATCAATGC GCTGGTGGCCGCATACAACGAACACCAGAACCTCCAGAAAGAAGTGGAGGCGTTAAAGACGAAGGCGGAGAACGGCTATGACAA CTCTCAGGAACCGGATGCCAAACGTCAGCGCATGGACGACGACGACGCTGCAGCGGCGGCGGCTGCAGCTGCCGCAGCGACAGACATGACAGCAAACAACTCCGCATACAATTACAACTGGTACCAG CAACAGTATGGTGCTTGGGGCCAAAACTCCTGGGGTCAGTACAACCAGTATGCCCAGTATAACCAGTACTACCCTCCCCCTCCTACATGA
- the arf6a gene encoding ADP-ribosylation factor 6a has translation MGKMLSKIFGNKEMRILMLGLDAAGKTTILYKLKLGQSVTTIPTVGFNVETVTYKNVKFNVWDVGGQDKIRPLWRHYYTGTQGLIFVVDCADRDRIDEARQELHRIINDREMRDAIILIFANKQDLPDAMKPHEIQEKLGLTRIRDRNWYVQPSCATSGDGLYEGLTWLTSNYKS, from the coding sequence ATGGGGAAAATGCTGTCAAAGATCTTTGGCAACAAGGAGATGAGAATATTAATGCTTGGACTTGACGCGGCGGGCAAAACCACCATCCTGTACAAGCTGAAACTGGGACAGTCGGTCACCACCATCCCCACGGTGGGCTTTAACGTGGAGACGGTCACCTACAAGAACGTCAAGTTCAATGTGTGGGACGTGGGCGGCCAGGACAAGATTCGGCCCCTGTGGAGACACTACTACACCGGCACCCAGGGCCTCATCTTCGTGGTGGACTGTGCCGACAGGGACCGTATCGACGAGGCCCGCCAGGAGCTCCACCGCATCATCAACGACCGCGAGATGAGGGACGCCATCATCCTAATCTTCGCCAACAAGCAGGACCTCCCCGACGCCATGAAGCCCCACGAGATCCAGGAGAAGCTGGGCCTGACGCGGATCCGGGACAGGAATTGGTACGTTCAGCCCTCGTGTGCCACGTCTGGGGATGGACTCTATGAAGGCCTCACCTGGCTTACCTCAAACTACAAATCTTAA